In one Solanum lycopersicum chromosome 11, SLM_r2.1 genomic region, the following are encoded:
- the LOC101254968 gene encoding GDSL lipase: MMGLIIWFSLIIGIPFGTCVGSYDRSLLSVPKQKTLFVFGDSLFDPGNNNYINTTTEFQANWSPYGESFFNPPTGRFCDGRLILDFIAEYAELALVPSYFEIGKDNFVHGVNFASGGAGCLDETFRGFVIDLKTQLKYFKKVTKDLKKKFGRKKSKQLLSNAVYVFSAGNNDYFNFNATYPKHEYANMVIGNLTSVIKGIYKEGGRKFVVLSLGPLGCTPGSRALKNGNCIQQLTTLAKIHNSALAKMLKQLEQQLLGFKYSLFDFFKVASERINNPSKYGFKTSKSACCGTGPFRGTSSCGGKRQVKEYKLCKNVKDYLFFDSGHLTEMAYKQVAELLWNGTVDVIQPYNLKSFFHLPA, translated from the exons ATGATGGGTCTAATAATTTGGTTTTCTCTAATAATTGGCATACCATTTGGGACGTGTGTTGGCAGCTATGACAGATCATTGTTATCAGTTCCCAAACAAAAAACCCTCTTTGTTTTTGGTGATTCTCTCTTTGATCCTGGGAATAACAACTACATCAACACTACTACTGAATTCCAAGCTAATTGGTCGCCTTATGGTGAATCCTTCTTCAATCCTCCTACTGGCAGATTTTGTGATGGTCGTCTCATTCTTGATTTTATTG CTGAATATGCTGAGCTTGCATTGGTTCCATCTTATTTTGAGATTGGAAAAGACAATTTTGTCCATGGAGTGAATTTTGCATCAGGAGGAGCTGGCTGTCTAGATGAAACTTTTCGTGGCTTT GTTATTGATCTTAAAACAcaattgaaatatttcaagaaaGTGACCAAAGATTTAAAGAAaaagtttggaagaaaaaagtCTAAACAACTCCTGTCCAATGCAGTATACGTATTTAGTGCAGGAAATAATGATTACTTCAATTTTAACGCAACGTATCCAAAACATGAATATGCAAACATGGTAATCGGCAACTTGACATCTGTTATCAAG GGAATATACAAGGAAGGAGGGAGAAAATTTGTGGTCCTTAGTTTGGGACCTTTGGGTTGTACACCAGGTTCCAGGGCTCTTAAAAATGGCAACTGCATACAACAACTCACAACCCTTGCAAAAATACACAATTCAGCTTTGGCTAAAATGCTAAAGCAACTAGAACAACAATTGCTTGGATTTAAGTATTccttatttgattttttcaaagttGCTAGTGAAAGAATTAACAATCCTTCAAAATATG GGTTTAAAACATCAAAATCGGCTTGTTGTGGGACGGGTCCATTCAGAGGAACCTCTAGTTGTGGAGGGAAGAGACAAGTAAAAGAGTACAAGTTATGCAAAAATGTAAAGGATTACCTATTTTTCGACTCTGGTCATCTCACAGAAATGGCATACAAACAAGTTGCTGAATTACTATGGAATGGCACTGTGGATGTCATTCAGCCTTACAACTTGAAGTCATTTTTCCATCTACCAGCATAG